The Pirellulales bacterium sequence CGTTTATTGCTGTGGGGCAAATCGGAGTGCGGCACCATGTACGAATTGATCGCAGATATTCAACGAATGGAAGCGGAGTGCGATTTACTGCAAATCGAAGCCCTAAGTGGGGCAACCAATCCGAACGAGGTTTTTGCGACGATAATGGCGAAAAGATCGTCGATTGGCGTATTGCGTAATACGCTGACCAGCAAAGTCACCATGCAATTGGTCTGCCGGTAAGGGCCATCGCGGATTCAATCATGCGAGACGCCTTCTGTAATGACGAAACAGGATCGGCCTAAGCGTGGACCTTCAAGAATTCGGACTTCGCAAGACGCGAGTCCGGGGTCGATCATCAGTACCTTGGTTCCGATAGGTTCTGTCCAGACAACTCCGGATAATTCAAGTTGCTGGATTCCAAGCATGTCTTTTGCGTAGACCAGCTTCCCCAACCGATCAAACGATTCCGGTGTCGCTGCGACCCAAATGCCCGTTGCACCATTACCCGACACAAGGCGAGCCTTGTCACCGGCCCCGGCGAATGTGCGATGACGGGTCGGCGACGGTTTCACCCCCGGTGCTTGGTCACTCTGGCCGAGGTTTAGTACAAGCAAAAACCCCGCCCCGACTGCGATTGCAACGGCGACTAGCAAAAGGCGTTGATTCGACTGCCGATCAGTGACCTTCGCGGGACGCTCCGGCACTGCCTCGAAAACCGGATTCTGAGGCTTGCAGTACGGACAATCGCTTACCCCATGCTGAAAGCAAGTGTCTGTTGAGGATGCCATATCGACCCCTTGGAGTTGCTTCGCATTGTAGCTTGGGGGTAGGCCAGATTCACTAGGGCGGATTTCGCAAAGCCATCGCCTAGAAACGAAAACACCCGGCCCATTGAGCCGGGTGTTTCGCATTTGGCCCATTGCCTACGGCTGCCGTTTGAGCAACTTCAAGACCTTGGCGAGCGTAGACGTATCAATCGCGTCGGGGATTCCGTCCGCCTTGTGCAGCGTCCATTCAATGCAGTCGATCAACGCTTGTCGCATGGTGTTGTCTAGCATGGAGAGTCCCTTAGCAGCGGTTGTCGCGAATGGATTCGGTACGCTCAATCAACGTGGGCAGCAGCATCGCCCTTGCCGGCTTTCGCTCTGACGGGACGGCTTGCTTGACCATTGGTGCCGATTCGTGGCAGTACGGATTGAGTACCGTTTCGCCGTCCCGATTGCGATAACGCATGATGGGCGGACTTGGCTCAGCAGCGTTCGCGGTTGCTGCGAACATGATAAGAACGGCAACCAGCATCCCTTGCCGTGGTCCGCCTAGCAGCAAAAGAACCGACAACACGACGCCAGCGATGAGCAATGTTGCGAACATTTTTGACACCCCAACAGCCCTAGTTAGAATGCAAAGGTCACGTTGACCGATGCTCTAGGGTCCGGGTGTACTACACCCGAATCGAGTGATTTGGGGTGATTCGCAGTGATTCCTAAGCACTAATCCCCGAGGATTTCGCAACTGTCCAGCAGTTTCGCGGAATCCGTAGACCGATGCTCTATCCAATTGAGCTAGGGGTGCGACTCACGGACCTTCCGATTGTAGGGATTCGCTTCTCCTTTGGAAGAGGGATCGACGCGTGGCGGGCCAGCAAATTTGGGCCCGCCGCAGAGTTCGACAGGCTGCGCCGGAATGCGGTTCGGGTGTTCGGAGCTGGTGACAGCAACTAGGCCGCCAGACGCGGATTTCGGCGAGATAATCGTCCCCGACTTACCAGCATCTGGCGGCTTCCGTTACCGATTGCGGCACTCGCGCCGGTGGGATCGGTTCCGCGCTTGCTCGGCGCCGCGGCATCAACTAGATTTGAACGCGCCCGTTTGAGGACGCGCCGCGCGCCGTTCGCGTTTCTCAAAATGGGTTGCGTGGCGGCGCGCAAGAATACTCATTTCACTCAGCCTGCAGCCGACCGTTCTACGGATCGGGAGAGTTTCTGCCATGATGCGCTTCTCGGTTTGCTTTGCCTTCGTGGCAAGCCTCGGTTTGGCGTCCGTACAGACATTGGCTGCCGAGGAACCGGTGACCGGTGCCACGGTTCCTGCATCAGCCGCCGCGGCGGCGGCGCCGCTCGCTATTCCGGGTTGGAGCGAGCGGTCTGGCGCCTGGGTGCCGGACGAGCCATTCGTGGCCGGGCAGCCACGCGCGACCGGCCTGCAGGCGCCCTTCCCGCCCATGCGATCGCTCGATAAGAATCCGATGACCCCCGACAAGGTGGCGCTCGGCAAGCTACTTTTCTTCGACCCGATCCTTAGTGGTCAAAACAATATCTCTTGCGCGCACTGCCACCATCCGGATCACGGCTTTGCCGACGGGCGCAAGCTGAGCATGGGCTATGCCGGCACGGGCATCGGCCCGGAGCGCACCGGTGGGCATGAGCTCGGACGGCATGCTCCCACGCTGTGGAACGCCGCCTATCACAAGTGGCAATTCTGGGACGGCCGGGCTGACGACCTCGAGGCACAGGCCAAAGGCCCGATGACGAACGAGCACGAAATGGGAGAAAATCCTGAGGTGCTCGTCAAAGAATTGCAGGCGATTCCCGAATACGTGACGGCGTTTCAAAAAGTCTTCGGTGGCACGCCCGCCGAGGCCGTGTCGTTTGACAACGTGGCGCGGGCCGTGGCCGCGTTCGAGCGCACCTTGCTGTCGTTCAATTCGAAGTTCGACCATTATGCCGCCGGCGATGCAAATGCGCTCAATGAACAAGAGCGTAGCGGCATGAAGGTTTTTCGTTCGTTGAAGACGCGCTGCTTCGAGTGCCACAATTTTCCCACGTTCGCCGACGATACGTTCCGCGTGATCGGTGTTCCTGACGCCGGCGAGCATGATCGCGGCCGGGCCGGTGTGCCGGGCGAAGGGCCAGACGGCGCTTTCAAGACGACGTCGCTGCGTAATATCGCGCTGACGGCCCCCTACATGCACAATGGTGCTTTTGCCACGCTCGAAGAAGTTATCAAGTTCTACGCCAAAGGGGGCGGCCGCGGCGAACCCAATCCGCCGGCTGGCATGGACGACAAGATCGGCAAGTTCGACATCACTGACGCCGAGATCGCGGACCTGGTCGCGTTCTTGAAAGCACTGACCGATACTTCGCTGCAGCCGGACCCGCCGCAAAAGGTGCCCAGCGGCCTGCCAGTGGTCGAAGTGAAAACAAAAGCCACGCCCGCTCCGTTGGCCCGCGCCGGCAACAGAAGATCGCCAGTCGCCAGTGCCGCAGCGTCCCCCTCTCCCTCTGGGAGAGCGCCGGGTGAGGGGCCGGCACCAGCGCCGCGTCCCCGGCCGATTGCGTCTTTAAACAATGCCGCTGCGGCGCCTATAAATTCCGCTGCGACGACTATACGACAAGGTGCAGGCCCCCTCACCGGCTACTCGAGCGGCAACATGCACCGGATTCCCGGCTTGGAGACCGTGGCAACAAACGTCGCCCGCGCGAATCCGGCCGCGGCAGCCCGCGCTCCGGGGAGTGGTCTCGAATGGGTCGCGGCGCTGGGGAGCAAGAACGCATCGGACGGCCGCGTCTCGGCGACGTTTACCGTACGGCCGGGCCAGTCGATTCAATCGGCCGTCGATCGGTGCGCGCCGGGTGACCGCGTTGAAGTCGAACCGGGAGTCTATCGCCAGACCGTGGCGATCGATCGGGACGGCGTCACGCTCGTCGGACTGAACCGCGACGGTCAGCGGGCCGTGCTCGACGGCGGCGGTGTGCTCGCTGACGCCGTGCAAAGCTCGGCCGATGACCTGGTGATTGAGGGCTTTGTGATTCGCCATTTCAAAGGGAACGGCATCCTGGCCAGCAAATCACAACGCGTCGTGTTTCGCGACCTGATCGTTGACGATGCCGGCCTGTACGGTGTTTACCCCGTCGAGTGCGCCGGTGTGTTGGTCGAGGGCTGCACGGTCAGCGGCATAAGCGACGCCGCGATCTATGTCGGCAGCAGCCGCGACATCGTCGTGCGCAATAATGAAGTCTTTAACAACGTGGCCGGCATCGAGATCGAGAATTGCACGGCGGCGCTGGTCACGAACAATAGCGCCCACCACAACACGGCCGGCCTGCTGGTGTTCGTGTTGCCGAACAATCCGTCGAAGGTCGGACTCGACACGCGCGTGATCAACAATCGCTCATGGGCGAATAACCACAAGAATTTCGGCAAGCCGGGCACCCTGATCGCCAACCTACCACCCGGCATCGGCATTCT is a genomic window containing:
- a CDS encoding parallel beta-helix domain-containing protein, whose translation is MMRFSVCFAFVASLGLASVQTLAAEEPVTGATVPASAAAAAAPLAIPGWSERSGAWVPDEPFVAGQPRATGLQAPFPPMRSLDKNPMTPDKVALGKLLFFDPILSGQNNISCAHCHHPDHGFADGRKLSMGYAGTGIGPERTGGHELGRHAPTLWNAAYHKWQFWDGRADDLEAQAKGPMTNEHEMGENPEVLVKELQAIPEYVTAFQKVFGGTPAEAVSFDNVARAVAAFERTLLSFNSKFDHYAAGDANALNEQERSGMKVFRSLKTRCFECHNFPTFADDTFRVIGVPDAGEHDRGRAGVPGEGPDGAFKTTSLRNIALTAPYMHNGAFATLEEVIKFYAKGGGRGEPNPPAGMDDKIGKFDITDAEIADLVAFLKALTDTSLQPDPPQKVPSGLPVVEVKTKATPAPLARAGNRRSPVASAAASPSPSGRAPGEGPAPAPRPRPIASLNNAAAAPINSAATTIRQGAGPLTGYSSGNMHRIPGLETVATNVARANPAAAARAPGSGLEWVAALGSKNASDGRVSATFTVRPGQSIQSAVDRCAPGDRVEVEPGVYRQTVAIDRDGVTLVGLNRDGQRAVLDGGGVLADAVQSSADDLVIEGFVIRHFKGNGILASKSQRVVFRDLIVDDAGLYGVYPVECAGVLVEGCTVSGISDAAIYVGSSRDIVVRNNEVFNNVAGIEIENCTAALVTNNSAHHNTAGLLVFVLPNNPSKVGLDTRVINNRSWANNHKNFGKPGTLIANLPPGIGILVMAADRTEVTQNLVAENDSYGIVVGALSQSGEGHKLDVEPNSDFTVIAGNEYRDNGRHPDPLYSEKRKAPGGDLYWDGTGTGNEWHETGSLMTFPADLLHGSAKAPAGTTSKNN